Proteins from a single region of Paenibacillus sp. BIHB 4019:
- the ftsX gene encoding permease-like cell division protein FtsX, whose translation MKFRTLLRHLREGCKNIIRNGWMSFASISSIFISLFLLGAFMLLALNVNNFASSVESKVEIRVFLQLDIDKAKMDEVENKIRLIPEVKKVTLVTKEQGLEELRKNLSDEGLLDGYDDASNPLPDSFTVEVFNPQSVSNAAAQIETLNTGDETAPITSVKYGEGKIETLFKITNAVRTIGLVIVLALTVTAMFLISNTIKVTIVARRREIGIMKLVGATNAFIRWPFFIEGALIGMIASILTTVVLLISYAQFVTLTQEGLGLMMLSLVSVQEVGLQISGVLIGLGTLIGIWGSTISIRKYLKV comes from the coding sequence ATGAAATTTAGAACCCTGCTCCGCCACCTTAGAGAAGGCTGCAAAAATATTATTCGCAACGGTTGGATGTCGTTTGCTTCCATTAGCTCGATTTTTATTTCGTTATTTTTACTAGGGGCTTTTATGCTGCTGGCGCTGAATGTCAACAATTTTGCCTCCTCGGTGGAGAGCAAGGTGGAAATTCGCGTATTTCTGCAGCTGGATATAGACAAGGCGAAGATGGATGAGGTCGAGAATAAAATCCGCCTCATTCCTGAGGTGAAGAAGGTTACGCTCGTTACGAAGGAACAGGGGCTCGAGGAGCTTCGCAAAAACTTGAGCGACGAAGGCTTGCTTGACGGCTATGACGATGCGAGCAATCCGCTCCCGGACTCTTTTACCGTAGAAGTATTCAATCCCCAGTCTGTCAGCAATGCAGCTGCGCAGATCGAAACGCTTAACACAGGCGATGAAACAGCGCCTATTACGAGCGTGAAATATGGGGAAGGCAAAATCGAGACGCTGTTCAAAATTACGAATGCGGTACGTACCATTGGCCTCGTGATTGTGCTGGCGCTTACGGTAACCGCTATGTTCCTCATTTCCAACACGATTAAAGTGACGATTGTCGCTAGACGCCGGGAAATCGGCATTATGAAATTGGTAGGAGCGACGAATGCGTTTATCCGTTGGCCGTTTTTTATTGAAGGTGCGCTTATTGGCATGATTGCTTCGATATTGACGACGGTTGTGCTGCTCATCAGCTACGCACAGTTTGTTACATTGACGCAGGAGGGACTTGGGCTAATGATGCTTAGTCTCGTATCGGTTCAGGAAGTAGGACTTCAAATTAGCGGTGTATTGATTGGACTTGGCACCTTGATCGGCATATGGGGCAGTACGATATCCATTCGAAAATATTTGAAAGTGTAG